In the Candidatus Aegiribacteria sp. genome, GTTTCATCGTAACAGGTGCAGGGAGGGAGACAAGTATTTCAAGTGTTGGGCTTCTATTGGCACAGTATGATTCGCAAGGTGATGAAGTATGGACTAAAATATATGGTCCCACAGGATCAGTTGAATGCGGATACTGTGTGACAACACTCCCCGACGGAGGTTTTGCTGTATGTGGAGAGATAAACCCACAGACAGGCATGGATCAGGCCTGGCTCCTGAGAACCGATTCGAACGGAGACACGCTTTGGACTGACATCTGGGGAGAGTACAGCATGAATCACGCCAGGAGAGTGATCTACAATGATGGACTTCTCAAGGTTCTCTCGTTTGGCAGGATTCATCCGGACTCTGCAAAAGGTACACATCTGCTTACCTACGACCTTAACGGCAATCTCCTGAGTGAGGTGAGAATAGCCGCTCTGGGTGGGGACGAAGGCGTTGACATGTGCTACTCTCCTTCTGATGGAGGATACACCATCGTCACTAATCACCATCCCAAGATAGCTCATGTAGACAGTCTTGGTAACCTCGAATGGATAATACCGAATCCTATGGCTTCATCGGATCCATACGGCTGGTCCATCAACGCGACGATGGATGGAGGTTATATCTATGGAGGTGAAAACACTCCCTTTCCCATAGAAGCGGATAACGACTATCCCGGCATGGTGATAAGGATCGATTCCGAAGGGAATCAGATATGGTGGGACTTTGTGTACGAATCGGACTGCATGTGCATCTATTCCATAAGGCAGCTCTCTCAGGGTGGATACATCGCTGCGGGGAACACAACTAATGGACAGGGCCTCCTGATACGCTACGAGCCCGAGACAGGGATAGGTGATCGGGAGGGACTTCCCCATTCGGTGCTTCTGAACGCGCCCTGTCCCAATCCCTTCACTTCCAGCCTGAGCATTGGATACAGTCTTCCCGAGAGGATGTGCGTGTCTCTTTCGGTCTACGATCTTACAGGCAGGCTTGCAGGGGAACTGGAGGATTCTATACTCGATGGCGGCGAGCACACTTCCGTGTGGTATCCGGGTGAACTTCCTTCGGGCTGCTACATCGTGATGCTCAGGACCGAGCAGGACGTACAGATATCGAAATGCGTACTGGTAGTGAGGTGACAGCGATGAAGTTTTGCATCACAACGTTCTTG is a window encoding:
- a CDS encoding T9SS type A sorting domain-containing protein, with translation ITTFLFILFTQAGAMDPPAIMWERTYFDGYYSCFRDIHETSNGNYIAAMYSTMVPQFAICLFDVNGDTVWTASSDLYTQVGHWVEELNDGGFIVTGAGRETSISSVGLLLAQYDSQGDEVWTKIYGPTGSVECGYCVTTLPDGGFAVCGEINPQTGMDQAWLLRTDSNGDTLWTDIWGEYSMNHARRVIYNDGLLKVLSFGRIHPDSAKGTHLLTYDLNGNLLSEVRIAALGGDEGVDMCYSPSDGGYTIVTNHHPKIAHVDSLGNLEWIIPNPMASSDPYGWSINATMDGGYIYGGENTPFPIEADNDYPGMVIRIDSEGNQIWWDFVYESDCMCIYSIRQLSQGGYIAAGNTTNGQGLLIRYEPETGIGDREGLPHSVLLNAPCPNPFTSSLSIGYSLPERMCVSLSVYDLTGRLAGELEDSILDGGEHTSVWYPGELPSGCYIVMLRTEQDVQISKCVLVVR